A single region of the Anguilla anguilla isolate fAngAng1 chromosome 17, fAngAng1.pri, whole genome shotgun sequence genome encodes:
- the LOC118217159 gene encoding G-protein coupled receptor 183-like → MEWTLSPYLPNGTFNSSSPLPENGSSANGKHFSVFDGCEEMVEGVLFDLAVQVFNVFLGLPANVMVMVILVRNRREASTSDIFIFLLAVMDAYFGVMVPFSFLNLYLWQSKQGWRAIKFMYGVKDTSGPLFLSCMCLDRFLAVVFPITFSRLRAHKYRAGCSVAVLLLTFSYAAAKTVGGLPNFEKIFTGEILAAFALMVLCNSSILWALRRSRAGKDEMHPMKKKAFKMVLSILCIIIFNYLPPVALFPFQDHYTPDVFRCYVQPAGFAFVNASCSMQPLIYLSRVENLPCLRCLNRHKQAATTTPTPTVTTVTMSTEATPTEATPTEVTPTDPVTADPTPADSSPV, encoded by the coding sequence atGGAGTGGACGCTTTCCCCCTACCTGCCGAACGGCACCTTCAACTcctcctccccgctccccgAGAACGGCAGCTCGGCGAACGGCAAGCACTTCAGCGTGTTCGACGGCTGCGAGgagatggtggagggggtgctCTTCGACCTGGCAGTGCAGGTCTTCAACGTCTTCCTGGGCCTCCCCGCCAACGTCATGGTGATGGTCATCCTGGTGCGGAACCGCCGCGAGGCCTCCACCTCCGACATCTTCATCTTCCTGCTGGCCGTCATGGACGCCTACTTCGGTGTCATGGTGCCCTTCAGCTTCCTCAACCTCTACCTGTGGCAGAGCAAACAGGGCTGGAGGGCCATCAAGTTCATGTACGGTGTGAAGGACACCAGCGGGCCGCTCTTCCTGTCCTGCATGTGCCTGGACCGCTTCCTGGCCGTGGTCTTCCCCATCACCTTCAGCCGCCTGAGGGCGCACAAGTACCGCGCGGGCTGCTCCGTGGCGGTGCTCCTGCTCACCTTCAGCTACGCGGCCGCCAAGACCGTGGGCGGCCTGCCCAACTTCGAGAAGATCTTCACGGGCGAGATCCTGGCGGCCTTCGCGCTGATGGTGCTGTGCAACAGCTCCATCCTCTGGGCGCTGCGGCGGTCCCGGGCGGGGAAGGACGAGATGCACCCCATGAAGAAGAAGGCCTTCAAGATGGTGCTGTCCATCCTGTGCATCATCATTTTTAACTACCTGCCGCCCGTGGCCCTGTTCCCCTTCCAGGACCACTACACCCCCGACGTCTTCCGCTGCTACGTGCAGCCCGCGGGCTTCGCCTTCGTCAACGCCAGCTGCAGCATGCAGCCGCTCATCTACCTGTCCCGCGTGGAGAACCTGCCCTGCCTGCGATGCCTCAACCGCCACAAGCAGgccgccaccaccacccctacGCCTACTGTCACCACCGTCACCATGTCAAccgaggccacgcccaccgaggccacgcccaccgagGTCACGCCCACTGACCCGGTCACTGCGGACCCTACGCCCGCCGACTCTTCACCCGTGTAG